The proteins below come from a single Aegilops tauschii subsp. strangulata cultivar AL8/78 chromosome 6, Aet v6.0, whole genome shotgun sequence genomic window:
- the LOC109765275 gene encoding uncharacterized protein, whose translation MGSSSCLSVGAAVILLLVLASAMEAQAIRLDAETRASVSGSGNQMTADKPTGNNVVDVVKASASSTSESKRSVDVATGEVRAVAHKMPEFHEDYYGPSDHSPRHH comes from the exons ATGGGGAGCTCCAGCTGCTTGTCAGTGGGTGCCGCTGTGATCCTGCTTCTGGTACTGGCTTCGGCAATGGAGGCCCAAGCCATCCGACTCGACGCGGAGACCCGGGCGTCAGTGAGCGGCAGCGGCAACCAAATGACTGCCGAT AAACCAACTGGGAATAATGTCGTCGATGTGGTCAAGGCTTCTGCTAGCTCGACAAGCGAGTCGAAGAGGAGCGTCGATGTTGCCACGGGTGAAGTTAGGGCGGTGGCGCATAAGATGCCGGAGTTCCATGAGGACTACTACGGCCCGAGTGATCACAGCCCTAGGCACCACTGA